CACAGCCGGCCCTGTTAGCGAAACCTCATACTTGTAGCTGGTGCCTTTGGAATCCAAGCCTCCAAAGAGGGCGTATGTGTCCTGGGCAAGAGTGAGAAGGGGCCAAAGGTCATCACCTGTGTGCACATAAACATCTACAAACACACACAAGTCCAAGATTCTACACACAGgcaatgaagagagagaggtctcTTGGCTGAGAGGAAGGCAAAGTCCCTCTTAACTATGGTATTCCCCACATTTCCCACAAGATGCCCTACTATGGGGCCAGGAAAATATGAAAGGGGCTCTCTGAAGCCAGTAACCATCCTCCAATAGCCATGCTCACTGGAGGATGGAGTGAGACCAAGTGCTGACGTGGAAAGTTATGCTCGATACCTTCATCAAATTCAGGCAATATCTGGCCTGACTTTTGGGGAGAGGGGCCCAAACCTGTGGTTTCACTGCTGTCTGAAGCCCATGCTGAAAAAGCTTCCTTCTCCTATGAAGAGCAGACCTTTCTCTACAACTGAGTATGGCCTGAGAGCTAGTAGCCTGCCTAGCAGCACACAGTCAGTATGTACCAGAAATAGGAGGTGGCCTCAGTTTTTCAGAAGCAGCCTCGGTATGGTTGAAAAAGCCCCGGGCTTGGGAATCAGAAGTTATTCTAGTCCTTTGGCCACATATAAAACAAGTACCACTGGTTAAGTTATGACTTCTCTACAGCCTTAGTGTCCCTGACTATAAAAATGACAGTTATGCTCTTCTAGGCATAACCATTTATGttcaaaggtctcttccaacttttgACATTCTGTTTTCTGATAGTCTATGTTCTACAGTGTAAAGTCAAATTTGTTATTCAGTCAAAAAGTTTGTTGTTGAGGTTGAGGCTTCCCAAACTTTTTCAGGTTATGACATATCAGCAAGTTGTTTGGGAAAGACTGAGTGGGAAGAGATTTCATGCTTCTTGGCCAACAATCCAGTTATCGATTCTTTTATCCAAAACTAGACTGTCTTTAAGGACCTCAAGTTGGCATTTTGAGAGACTTACTGCCCCCTTCTAAATGCTCATATACTGTCCCTCCCACAAAATGTTAGTATTCTTCCAGGAATCCAAGCCAAGTTTATTATTCTATAATTTGGCAACTTTGCCTTCACCTCTCATCTCACCTTCCAGCTggtctcctcttctttttcctcagtGCCATTGTGTATATATACCacatcaaaaaagaaatatggacaCTGAAGCATTTTCtgcagacaaaaacaaaacaaaacaacacagcaattgtttttcaaaaatcaaaaaaggAGTGTGTTTTACTAGAAAGGGGGCTAGTCTGGGAGTCaagagacatgggttcaaattccacctttggggtgagctaggtgactcagtggataggtaggcctagaaatggaaggtcatgggttcaaatctgaccttatatacttcctagctgtgtgacccggaaaagtcacttaacctcaaatacCTAGGCcttgcagctcttctgccttggaaacaatggaagttaagaatggaaaaaaaattctacctctgaccaTTAGCCATGTCCCTAAGGGGCGAGTCATTTAATCtcatactttatttccttcatctgtaaaaaagggcTAATACCTATAGTTTACCCAATAATAACAGGGCTGCTGTGAGAAGCAAACTGATAACATGGATAAAAGTGTTTCACAGACACTATAAAGGTCTCTGACCAGAACTTTGagtagcaaaaaaacaaaacaaaacactgtatcAGTTCCATGACTTCTATACATAATCTTTTGATAAAGAGGGTTCTCTCCTCCATCAAGGAAAATGGATTCCACAGCAGCTCACTGCCCAAGTATACCAACACAAAGGGTTAGGAAATTCTTCCTGACAGAAGATTAAATGGAAATGGCCATGGTATGCCCACTCACTTCAGCCTAGAACATTTATCAACTCGTTCCTGGCACATCTTTCATTCCTTTGTCCAAAATACCTTTATTAAATTAACTATGTGCACTGTACTGTGCCAGATTGgaggtgggggcagggagggagggatatgACAGGATAATAAGAGTTGAGTCCTTGTCTTCAAAGATCTCATGACATAACAAGGGAGGTATGAAACATATACAGACAAAATCCAAAGTAGAAAGGAAATTGTCTGGCAAGAGAACAAGGGGCTATGAGATGGGTTATGGAGGAGTCACTCCCAACTTAAAAAGACCAGATTAGACTTCAAGAAGTGATATATGAACCTAACCTTGAAGAAGGGTGAATAGTCAACAGGAAGTAATAGGGAGAGATCTCTCTCTATATAGGAATagtgttaaaaaaaggaaaagaggaaaaaagtacaGGATAAGCTTGGTGATAGTGAGTAGTCCAGTTTGGCTAGAGCACAGGAAAGGAAGCAGTGTGAGATTAGGCTAGATGGGTAAGGGGGAACCAGAAGAAGAagggtctcagtttttttttaaccttcattttctattttagtatcagttctaaggcagaaaagcagcaagggtgaagcaattggagttaagtgacttgcctagggtcacatagctaggaaggttctgaggtcatatttgaacaagTCCTTCTGATTCAAGGCCTCGCTCCACTGTGCTGTTTAGCTGCCAACTATAAAGGGTTCTGATCAGGGGAGGAAGATATCATGGCACTGGACAAGGAAGTCCACTCTAAAAACCTATTCCCAGATCATCTGGTCCGCAGACTTAGAAGGATGATTCTTCTTTGGACATCCTAACCTTTTTCTCACCTACCTTTATGGGTTCCATCATGGCAAACTGGGCCTGGCAGGCAGGGCGACTATACACCAAGATGGTCCGCACTACATATGGTGGTGGGATGGTCTGGACATTCTCTGTGACTGGAAGCTCAATCTTTTGCTGTCTAAACCAGTGGAGAAAAGGGGGTATGTGACATTTCAGAGTATCTCTGACTTCCTGTCAGGTAATACTTCAGTGATGTTGTGCGGTGCCCTTCAACATACATCCAACTAATATGGTACCCTGCTGCTTAAAACACCAAAAACTTTAACCTTTGTGTCAGGAAATAATAGCAGCAACTTACATAAGGTTGAACAGGCTGTCTAAGTCTGGTATTGAAGAGATAAGGACCAGTGAAAATGCCAGAGGCCAGTTCTCCGATGACCAGATCTCCATCTCTGGAAATGTGGGGTTCCTTCTTCAAGACCTCCACAACTCATGGGTGTCCTCTGTTACCCTCATATCTCCCAACACCTCATTTCAATCTGCCCCCAAAAAAGAGAGGGTACCCTCCCTTTCTAGTCTAGTTTACAAGAAAAAGTACAGGTCTACTAGAGGAAAAGGTAGGTAGGCTAATGACGACCAAAAGCCTTTTGACAAATACTCTGTGGTGATCAGGTCACCACAGGAGCACTGCAATTGAAAAACACAGGCTGGAAAGGGCAGGAGAAATTGGACAGAACAGAAGGTGGAGTGAGAACAAAGGAGATTGGGAAGTGGGTCAGGCTGACTATGTCAAGGGAGATTTCTTCTCTGACAACTCTGGAGGTTATGCCATCAGCACTGAGCAATGCTTCTGCAGGGCCACCAAGTCCCCTACTCCCTACTCTTGGTATTGCAGGTCCCCTCCCCAAGACTACCCAACCCCCCCTTATCCCCTTTCAGAAGGATACTGAAGGCCATGCAGGTAGCAGTTTCGAGGTCGTAGAGGCAGCTGCACAGTTCCCTGGGATCAGAGGTCAAGCCTGAGAGCTAAAAACAAAACCAGGGCTGCTAACCTAGGTTGGTCTTTCTTGATCTGTAGGTCCCACCTCCCAGATAAGCATTTGACAATCAGATCCTTGGAGGCAAGCACTATTTCTTCTACATGTCAAGTCAGCTGGTCCTAGAACAGTCTCTACCCCAAGGCTCCTCAGACCAATCAGCCAATCTAAGTtaggggggaaggagaaggggccACAGGGCTCAGAAACCACATAACTTAGGTATCATATAATGGAAGACATATAATACAAAGTCATATAATGGAGAGGACTGGACTTGCAGTCAGGAGACCTTGGTTCAACGTATGTGTCTGCCACCTACCAGCACATCCCCTTTATAAACCTcattcttcatttgcaaaaaaaacaaaagaaaataaaactgggCTGGACTAGTTAGCAGATCCCTAAGGTCCCACTCCCAGCtcaaatatactatattttaaacTCTCCCCTGGTTCTGATATTCCATATTCTAAGGTTCCACCTAGCTCTATATTCCATGTTCAAAATCCTTCCTAGCTCTAGGATGAGAAGAGCCTTTCcatctctgatattctgtgttctgtgttctaaggtcagATTCATCTAGACCTGATAATCTATGATTCACTCAAGGTGAGAAAAAGGTCCTCACTGGAAGCTGGAGTCCAGGTGGGCTGGATACCTAATCTTTTCCCAGAAATGGAAAAGGATGAAGGGAAAAGAagcagaaagggaaggaggagatatGGCTCCTCTCAGTCTCACTCACCCAAGTGGTGTCGTCGTTTACCACCACCAGGGCAAACTCGTGGCACTTGTCAATCTTGTGTTTTGTCCGAACAAACATCTCAATCATCTTCTGGGATACATTCAGAGCATTGGTTTTTGAGCTGGTCAGGGAAGACAGAGGATATGCATAGGTTCTAGGCCATGCCAAGGTACCTTTCGGGTATGGAGAAGCACTATTGTTTCTCTATACCCAAAGTTTAAGACATTATCCTGAGAATGGAGTCTTGTTCAGACTTCATGAAGTAGTCATTTTCTGAGCTAAGTCATAAACAACTCCTTACTGTCACAGTCAGATAGTATAATGTTTCATGGGATCCTAGGCCACAGAAGAATCAGGCTAAGACATCCTCCCATTCATGCAACAGAAGGCACCAGGGTTCATTTGATTCTTTTTCATGCTCTGAATTTCTGTCCTATAGATCTCTGACTaaacttttcccctctccttctggACTATCACAACTGACATGCTACCCAGAAGGACTattgggggatgggggtggggcagctgggtagctcagtgcattgagaaccagacctagagacaagagctcctgggttcaaatctggattcagatacttcctagctgggtgaccctgggcaagtcacttaaccccatttcttaacccttatcactcttctgccttggactcaatacacaatattgattctaaggtggaaggtaagggtttttactaaaaaaaaaaaagactattggGAACAAATGGTTTCACCTTCTCTGCTACTTCTTGTACAACCTGTGCCAAATCACAATGATTCCACTAGCCTTCTCCTTCCTATTGCTATCAGTCCAGTATAACTGTTTTCTAATTAGTCttcttcttctccaattcatGCTGTGTGCTGCTGAAGTGATCTCCCCAATACATAACTCCTCTGCCTCATTAAAATCTCTGCTCAGCTTTTTACTAAAGACCAATTCCACCTCTGTTACTCTAATCTTCTGATCAGTTCTCACCTAAAGACCCAAAGATGGGAATGAATGCAAGGTCAGAATCCAAGGGGACTTATCAAAGAGGGGGTAAAAAACTCTCACCCATTAAATGACTCCAGTTTTGGCAAAGACATTTCCTCGGACAGGTCCAGGCATATAATCTGTGTTAAAGACAAGGAAAAAGGAGGTGAATGATGTAAAATAATCTAATTAAGCAACTTCAGTTTATACTCATTGCTTTTATGCTCTACATAACTATATATTCTCTTTATGTAATCCTATTAATtagtattttaataattataatcataatagatttaataataaggaaaaattccaattatacatttattaagtaattgtATATGAGAAtcagtaattaataataattgtatGCTTAAAATATAATCATAGAAGCAAGCCCTTGTCCTTTGTCAGGGAAAGCCTTCGAATATAACCAGGAGTTTCTGAGgctatttattatctcatttgcctcTGAAGCTACAGAATAACCTtggttattgtcattattatcataTATAGAATGGAGATGTAATCTGTCTTATAGAAAAGATATGTGACAAGATCTAATCtccttgattaaaaacaaacaaacaaacaaaaaaccaaatagTCTGGCCTTCTTGGCAAGAAAAACCTTAGACCTTCTTGTCAAAAAGGTGTCTGGCCTTCAAGGGAGGATCTgcataagaaaaaatcctaccAGGTAGACTTTCTTTCCAGGGGGGTATCATTCctccaaaggaagaaaacaacCCTCTTGACAAGAAAGACCCTACCTAATAAACTGAACTTGCATAATCTACCCTGGATATATATAACATCATCTCATTCCAAAGCTCAAAGTCTCAGGCTGCTCAGTGTCTACAGACCAAGGATTTATGTGAGGTCCAAAGTAATAATATCACCTCAGGAAAATTGTGCTGGCCCCATCAGTAGGATTTCTTTTCTAACAAATGTCACCCCAAAAATGAAAGTCCTTTGATAAGAGGGATTCAATCTCGGTTATGGCTCAATCAACCAACAAGGATTTTAAAACCTATATATGACTCTTTACTagatgtgaccctggataaaacATATTTagtctctctaagcctcaattctTCTCCATAAAATAAGACCAAACAATCCAAACTTACAAGATTTGGGTAagaaaggcagctaagtggctcagtggacagagagctaggcctagagatgggaagtcctgggttcaaatttagcctcacacacttcctagctgtgtgaccctaggcaaatccaTTAATTAACagcaattgcctaacccttagtgctcttctgtcttgaaactggtacttggtatcaattctaagacagaagttaaaggttttaaaaaaaagcttgtAGTAGGGATCAACAGAGacgtaaagtactttgtaaactgtaaatgTTATAAATGTAATCTGATAATAGGAATATAATCTGATCTAACTGATGGAGTGAGCAAGGTGGGCACCTATTCCACCTAGAATGGCAAAAACTTCCAGTTCTATGAAGAAACCCTAAGAGGCCCAACTCTAATCCTAATCATCCATAATATGTTAGAAAAGGGACTACTGAGtccagagaaatctgggaagagttgtataaactgatgcatagtgagaaCTAGAGAACAATTAATATACTAATAACAATAGTGTAAAGACAAACAACCTTGAGAACACATGAGATAAAACATACCATTTATCTCTTGACTGAGAGGTAATAGGCTCAGactattaaatgatttttttttccacatcaaAAGTGAGAATTTCCTTTGCCTgcttatacatttttttaaactcttactttctgtcctaggaACAACTCTAGGCCAGAAAGGCAATGGGtagacaaataaggttaagttgacttatccagggtcatatagctaagaagtagaCTATATGTGTTTTGAACTGGGGTTTTCCTTCAGGGGCAGGGGAGTAGATGAgaggaagatggaaaaaaatggagagaagggggaagaaaagaagttcTGGTGTTTAACTGTCCCCTGATTCTTGTACTCAGTATTGGCTCCTGGAaacaggaaagcaaaaaaaaaaaaatctctttggtagGTAGGGATGCAACTTTGTGGGTAAGGGGGCCCCTAAACTTTCTGGCTCATACAGATATGTGATTCTCCATGCCTTTTCATTCTGGGTCTTCCCTCGTCATCTTTGTCTGTACAACTGAGAGGTCTGCATTGAGGGTTAATGCTATTGCAATTGGTACTAAATCAAAAGTCCCTCAATTCCTTCAAGATGATACATACCACCTTCTCTGGGCAATTGACCCTGGGAGTCCGGACCTGAAATTCTGGAGTCTGTGGTGGCACCTGCCAAGATTTCCCATTGATGCTAGGTGGGTTCTGTGGGCTGTCATCAGCACTGGCTGCCTCACCCTCCCCTTCACTCCGGTTCCCCACACTCGCTTGGGCACTTAGGGCTCGGTCTTCAGCTCCCTCTGGGTTGGATCGTGTCCGAGGTCTTTGCTCCATCACCCGCTCCTCCTCCTCATCCGCAGTACTTCCAGATTCTACAGGCTCCATGGTTGGGGAACTCAAGGTCAAACTGAAAACTCAGCCCAGAAGGCAGGCCAACTGCCTCTGAAACAGTACCAGTGAAAGATGAAAATAGTTGGGAACAGCGTGCAGAAAGATAAGCTGAAGGTACACGGGTATTCTGTTTCATAGGGTCAAAGTCAACTAACTCACAAGACATCTGAGTAAGAGTCAGTGAAGTAGGGTAGAAAGAGGCTGGGAGAGACCTCCGaacagagctgggaggacccttagtaTATAGGATGAGTGCTGGGAGGGTCCTGaaagaatgtcagatctgggaggacCCTtacagaatgtcagatctgggagggaccTTAAAACTTGAAAtgccaaagctgggagggatTTCAAAACAAAGGACACAGACTGCTGCCACTAGAAGAGACTTTGGAATATCTAAGAGAGAATATGCAATCTCAGGTGTGTAAGGAACTTTAGCATCTATGTTCCTAAGGTTCTCCAAATTAAAGCAACACCTACTGTCTGTCGAGATGAGTGCTAGCCATtggaaacaaacacaaaaaagaaacaaacccttgtcttaaggagctcacattctattgggACAAAATACATGCTCTTGTAAATAAAGAAATGCAAGGCAATAAATGCAAGGAAATTTCTGGGGGAGGCACTAGCAGTTCGGGGGATTAGGAAAAGGAGGTCGGGTTGGGCTTggaagggaattttaaaaaacaaaaaagcggAACGAATGCACTCCAGGCATGGGGAGTCAGCCTCGCCTATGCAAAGGCACGGAGGCGGTAGATGATAGCCCGAGTACCCGGAACGACCACATAGGCCAGCAGAACGCTGAATGTCGGTACCGGTAGGGGCCTCGGAGATTATCTGGTTCGGCTCCAGTCCCTCCAGCGGGCCAGACCGGCCACTCCCCCCACTGTCCCCTCCCTCTCAGTGTGGCTGCCGTCAAGTCGGAGCTTGAGAGCTCTGCCGCAAACTAGCCGGAGCTGTCCCTGCCTCGGCTCTCACCGCCCAGAGCCGCTTCCCAGTCCGTCGCCTCAGTAGCGGCAGCTCCTCCTGGAGGCCGCCATCTTCTCCCCCGCCCCCGGAAGTAGAGCTGCCGAGGCGCCTGCTGGGAGTCTGGTcgtgagaggagagaagagaaggcggGATCTTCAGGGGGCGGGGTCTGGGGGCGGCATTCGGTGACCAGACTGGCAGATAAGACTTGGGGCGGGACCCAAATTTGGGGGGGGCCTAATTATCCGGGGCCCAGGCTGACACGATAAGTTGGGGGAGGGGCCATACGTATAGGGGCGGGGCCCCGGAGGACACCTGGGCCCAAACTGACGGAGCAAGCTGAGGGTGGGGCTTGAAGATTACTCTCCTCCTTCCTCGAACCATGTGCACTTCAATCCTTACTTTTAAAGCAGAGATTCCCAGCCTGGGGTCTGCCAGAGGGTAGAAAGCAACAAGGGAATTGAGGGAATATTTCATAAATACCTATGTTACTTCACTGAAATATTCCAAAACTTGTtagtggaaaaatgttatttactgAATAATGCTTTCTTTATGAAAAATTCATCCCTTTATTTTTCATAAGCATATTCATGGTAAACTAGAACTTCTATTAATACTGAACACAAGTTAAGCCAAGGGGTATAAGAACACCAAAACACCTCAACTTCCTAGTTCTTCCAGTAAATTCATCATCAGTtagtcactaaacatttattaagcacctactatgtgccaaacactttgataggtactggggatacaaaaagaggcaaaagacagtctgccctcaagaagctcccaACCTAATGGACAGACAAgtaaaaaatatgtacaaattagctacatacaggataaacaggaaataattaaaagagaagacACTAGGATTAAGAAAGGTTGGGAAAAGCTTTCTGTAGAATATTgtattttagttgggacttgaaggaagttagggaaaccaggaggcaaaaaTGAGAAGGGGGAGCATTCTAAACATGAGGAACTGCCAGAGAAGATACCTGGAGGTGAGATTGAGTGTCTTGGAgtggaacagccaggagaccATTGTCACCAGATGGAATAGCACCTAACAGGGAGAAAGGTGTAAGAAGACCGGAAAGG
This sequence is a window from Monodelphis domestica isolate mMonDom1 chromosome 3, mMonDom1.pri, whole genome shotgun sequence. Protein-coding genes within it:
- the BABAM1 gene encoding BRISC and BRCA1-A complex member 1 isoform X1, with product MEPVESGSTADEEEERVMEQRPRTRSNPEGAEDRALSAQASVGNRSEGEGEAASADDSPQNPPSINGKSWQVPPQTPEFQVRTPRVNCPEKVIICLDLSEEMSLPKLESFNGSKTNALNVSQKMIEMFVRTKHKIDKCHEFALVVVNDDTTWLSGLTSDPRELCSCLYDLETATCMAFNLDSLFNLIQQKIELPVTENVQTIPPPYVVRTILVYSRPACQAQFAMMEPIKKMLQCPYFFFDVVYIHNGTEEKEEETSWKDTYALFGGLDSKGTSYKYEVSLTGPAVELHNCMAKLLAHPLQRPFQTHASYSLLEEEEPAEMEATV
- the BABAM1 gene encoding BRISC and BRCA1-A complex member 1 isoform X2, with the protein product MEPVESGSTADEEEERVMEQRPRTRSNPEGAEDRALSAQASVGNRSEGEGEAASADDSPQNPPSINGKSWQVPPQTPEFQVRTPRVNCPEKVIICLDLSEEMSLPKLESFNGSKTNALNVSQKMIEMFVRTKHKIDKCHEFALVVVNDDTTWLSGLTSDPRELCSCLYDLETATCMAFNSLFNLIQQKIELPVTENVQTIPPPYVVRTILVYSRPACQAQFAMMEPIKKMLQCPYFFFDVVYIHNGTEEKEEETSWKDTYALFGGLDSKGTSYKYEVSLTGPAVELHNCMAKLLAHPLQRPFQTHASYSLLEEEEPAEMEATV